In a single window of the Nitrospirota bacterium genome:
- a CDS encoding adenylate/guanylate cyclase domain-containing protein, with amino-acid sequence MEININEKLLDEKLTGLEKARAWSPRTISKLETTIRSAEDLDLFRINPKRYASERGTAESEAIDLFLHLAHLGLFQMDWHMTCPACGDVLQSLRSLSHVSSEFSCGPCKMNFEANLDDYISVTFTIAPQIRRIRYHDPESLSPEDYVYGYKYSQDARFSGGPRVVDGYKPMVRFGERFQPGERKSMGMTLTPGVLAVRNFESESYSAFLEVAESGETRVLLEFMEGSWRTKPPRLGAGSVTAEVVNLSRRPQILGGLNLPPGDPSVRPLLEFEPFLSGKELLTTQTFRDLFRSEVIKGTEGISVKDITFLFTDLKGSTALYDRIGDLKAYALVRQHFDSLGKVIVGNSGAIVKTIGDAVMASFLTPKDGVNAALGMIKEIDAFNQTLPSKDIILKVGVHKGPSIAVTLNERLDYFGQTVNIAARVQGLAEAEEIYVTDDVYRSSQVKGLLDGRAVTPLKATLKGVRDEMQVYKIAPPAVAH; translated from the coding sequence ATGGAGATCAATATCAACGAAAAACTGCTGGACGAAAAACTGACCGGTTTGGAAAAGGCGCGCGCCTGGAGTCCGAGGACGATCTCAAAACTGGAAACAACCATCCGAAGCGCCGAGGATCTGGACCTCTTTCGAATCAATCCCAAAAGGTACGCCTCGGAACGAGGGACGGCTGAGTCGGAAGCGATCGACCTTTTTCTTCACTTGGCCCATCTGGGCCTGTTCCAGATGGATTGGCACATGACGTGCCCCGCCTGCGGGGACGTCCTCCAGAGTCTGCGAAGCCTGAGCCACGTTTCGAGCGAATTTTCCTGCGGACCCTGCAAAATGAACTTCGAAGCCAACCTCGACGACTACATCAGCGTGACCTTCACGATTGCTCCCCAGATCCGGAGGATCCGGTATCACGATCCTGAATCCCTTTCGCCCGAAGATTACGTTTACGGCTACAAATACAGCCAGGATGCGCGATTTTCGGGTGGCCCCCGCGTGGTGGACGGATACAAACCCATGGTGCGATTTGGTGAGCGCTTCCAGCCCGGCGAGCGGAAGTCGATGGGGATGACGTTGACGCCGGGGGTACTCGCGGTGAGGAACTTCGAGTCCGAGAGTTATTCGGCCTTCCTGGAGGTAGCGGAAAGCGGGGAGACGCGTGTTCTTCTCGAATTCATGGAGGGAAGCTGGAGAACAAAACCGCCCCGTTTGGGCGCCGGATCTGTTACGGCCGAAGTGGTGAATCTATCGAGGCGGCCGCAAATTCTTGGGGGACTGAACCTTCCTCCGGGAGACCCCTCCGTCCGTCCCCTCCTGGAATTCGAGCCTTTCCTCTCGGGCAAGGAGCTTCTCACGACGCAAACCTTCCGCGACCTGTTCCGTTCCGAGGTCATCAAGGGAACCGAGGGAATCAGCGTGAAAGACATCACGTTCCTGTTCACCGATCTCAAGGGATCAACGGCGCTCTACGACCGGATCGGCGATTTGAAGGCGTACGCCTTGGTGCGCCAGCATTTCGACAGCCTGGGAAAAGTGATCGTGGGCAATTCGGGAGCTATTGTGAAGACGATCGGGGATGCAGTCATGGCCTCCTTCCTGACCCCGAAGGACGGAGTGAATGCCGCGTTAGGCATGATCAAGGAGATCGACGCCTTCAATCAAACCCTACCGAGCAAAGACATCATCCTGAAGGTGGGCGTTCACAAGGGACCATCCATCGCGGTGACGCTGAACGAGCGGCTCGACTATTTCGGCCAGACGGTGAACATCGCAGCTCGCGTGCAGGGGTTGGCCGAGGCCGAGGAGATTTACGTGACGGACGATGTCTATCGGTCGTCCCAGGTCAAGGGCCTCTTGGACGGCAGGGCCGTCACGCCCCTCAAGGCCACGCTCAAGGGCGTGCGCGACGAGATGCAGGTCTACAAGATCGCGCCGCCGGCCGTGGCGCACTGA
- a CDS encoding M20 family peptidase: MYRQHKKRGRKFLAAVFLASLGVAALATINAVRFPSRQVRVKPAKIDLDGVLPSQHLSQAIQIRTVSHADPSRIDPAEFLRFHKLLESSYPLVHAKLSREVVAGYSLLYTWKGATDQKIPILLMGHMDVVPVQPGTESSWSHSPYTGEIAQGFVWGRGAMDNKVGVIGILEAVEKLLAEGYEPHRTVYLAFGHDEELGGSVGASNIAELLRTRGVRLEFVLDEGLMVTDGLMPGVKPPVAMMGIAEKGYVSVLLTAEAEGGHSSMPPNHTAAGILSQAIVDLENNPMPARLNGAAKLLFDFVGPEMDFKKRLVFANARFLQPLLTRKLSAMPPTNALIRTTTAATMLEGSIKDNILPVKARGVVNFRILPGDRIEDVLEHVRATARDPHIVVSLAAGAQTEPSRLSRADSVAFRTLQKTIHQIFPGVLTAPSLFIAATDSRHYESISDNVYRFLPLTLRPADLKRFHGTDERIGVEDFTQCVRFYYQLIRNADE, from the coding sequence TCCTGGCCTCCCTCGGCGTCGCAGCGCTCGCCACGATCAACGCCGTTCGTTTCCCCTCCCGGCAGGTCCGGGTCAAGCCGGCGAAAATCGATCTCGACGGTGTGCTCCCGTCCCAACACCTCAGCCAGGCGATTCAGATCCGAACCGTCTCTCATGCCGATCCTTCCCGGATCGATCCCGCTGAATTCCTCCGATTCCACAAACTGCTCGAAAGCAGCTACCCGCTCGTCCACGCAAAGCTGTCGAGAGAGGTCGTGGCCGGCTACAGTCTCCTCTACACGTGGAAGGGGGCAACGGATCAGAAGATTCCCATCCTCCTCATGGGCCACATGGATGTGGTTCCTGTCCAACCCGGCACGGAATCCTCGTGGAGCCATTCCCCATACACCGGTGAAATCGCCCAGGGCTTCGTTTGGGGCCGAGGCGCAATGGACAACAAGGTCGGCGTCATCGGGATCCTCGAAGCCGTGGAAAAACTCCTGGCCGAAGGCTACGAGCCGCACCGCACGGTCTACCTCGCCTTCGGACATGATGAAGAACTCGGCGGATCGGTGGGGGCGTCGAACATCGCCGAGCTCCTGCGAACGCGGGGCGTGCGTCTGGAATTTGTGCTGGACGAGGGCCTGATGGTCACGGACGGCCTCATGCCGGGCGTGAAGCCGCCCGTCGCAATGATGGGCATCGCCGAGAAAGGTTATGTCAGTGTGCTGTTGACCGCTGAGGCCGAAGGGGGGCACTCCTCCATGCCTCCGAATCACACCGCCGCGGGGATCTTGAGTCAGGCTATCGTCGATCTTGAAAACAATCCGATGCCCGCCCGTCTCAATGGCGCTGCGAAGCTTCTCTTCGATTTTGTCGGCCCTGAAATGGATTTCAAGAAACGCCTCGTCTTCGCCAACGCCCGGTTCCTCCAGCCCCTCCTGACACGAAAACTTTCCGCCATGCCCCCGACCAACGCCTTGATCCGCACCACCACGGCGGCCACGATGCTGGAAGGAAGCATCAAGGACAACATACTTCCGGTGAAAGCCCGTGGGGTCGTCAATTTCCGGATTCTTCCCGGAGACCGGATCGAGGACGTCCTGGAACACGTCCGGGCGACCGCCCGAGATCCACACATCGTGGTTTCACTCGCCGCAGGCGCTCAGACGGAACCCTCCCGTCTGTCGCGAGCGGACTCCGTCGCATTCCGAACTCTTCAGAAAACCATTCACCAGATTTTCCCCGGCGTCCTGACCGCGCCTTCATTGTTCATCGCCGCCACGGACAGCCGCCACTACGAATCCATCAGCGATAACGTCTACCGGTTTCTCCCTCTCACGCTTCGGCCCGCCGATCTCAAGCGGTTTCACGGCACGGATGAGCGGATCGGCGTAGAAGATTTCACGCAGTGCGTTCGCTTCTACTACCAACTCATTAGAAACGCCGACGAGTAG